In the uncultured Methanobacterium sp. genome, one interval contains:
- a CDS encoding AI-2E family transporter translates to MIYKIKGTLTSALFVLAVLLILSMVVLTPMLSMIVLAAVFAYVVRPIARRLQPFLRFQSLAILVAMAVVILPLILLVIYCIDSLIHSAPALITAAKASNIGNLTTSSLQNSSQFTQYFPVNMNPYMGSASGVVETAVSDILKGIASYLLSLVQSIPTLALELFVLFMATFYIARDGDRIWTYVDMAIPIERKGFFKNLILETDNVLKSIFYGHFLTAMIVGTISGVGFYILGYPYALFLGILTGFTQVIPFIGHWPTYTALALYDLFTGNYLRMVLVILLSIGLSVLDMYIRPQISGRYADIHPMIFLLGFICGPLLMGLVGFIIGPLVLGVAYAALLAYKESRDAMILEKKDKDSH, encoded by the coding sequence ATGATTTACAAAATAAAGGGAACCCTAACCTCTGCCTTGTTTGTGTTGGCGGTTCTTCTGATTTTATCCATGGTGGTTCTCACCCCCATGCTGAGCATGATTGTACTGGCAGCAGTTTTTGCCTATGTGGTCCGTCCCATAGCCCGGAGACTGCAGCCATTCCTGCGCTTCCAGTCCCTGGCCATACTAGTGGCCATGGCAGTGGTGATACTACCATTAATTCTCCTGGTGATTTACTGCATAGATTCCTTAATACACTCTGCCCCCGCCCTTATAACCGCGGCAAAAGCCAGTAATATTGGAAATTTAACTACATCCTCCCTCCAGAATTCATCCCAGTTCACCCAGTACTTCCCTGTCAACATGAATCCTTACATGGGATCAGCATCAGGAGTGGTGGAAACCGCTGTATCCGATATACTTAAGGGAATTGCATCATACCTGCTGAGTTTAGTACAGTCCATACCTACTCTAGCCCTGGAACTATTCGTTTTATTTATGGCTACATTTTACATAGCACGGGATGGTGACAGAATATGGACCTACGTTGATATGGCCATACCCATTGAAAGGAAGGGATTCTTCAAGAACCTCATCCTGGAAACGGATAACGTCCTGAAAAGCATCTTCTACGGACACTTTCTCACAGCCATGATTGTGGGAACCATCTCTGGAGTAGGGTTTTACATTCTCGGATATCCCTATGCATTGTTCTTAGGGATCCTAACTGGATTCACCCAGGTGATACCATTCATCGGGCACTGGCCCACCTACACTGCACTTGCACTGTACGATCTGTTCACTGGAAATTACCTGCGCATGGTACTGGTTATCCTGCTAAGCATAGGATTAAGTGTGCTGGATATGTACATACGCCCTCAAATATCTGGTAGATATGCAGATATACATCCCATGATATTCCTTTTAGGATTCATCTGCGGACCACTTCTCATGGGTCTTGTGGGATTCATAATCGGCCCATTAGTTTTGGGAGTGGCTTATGCAGCACTCCTAGCTTACAAAGAATCTCGAGACGCAATGATCCTGGAAAAGAAGGATAAAGATTCACATTAG
- the hjc gene encoding Holliday junction resolvase Hjc — MSKTGSREERELVKMFWDADCAAMRAPASGGATKKPLPDIIAGNGEIYLAIEVKSSSKDRIYIDSEKINALCEFAGIFGAKPYIGAKFTRKKWRFLTPDILHITRQKNYRVDVDLAFGKGMEFDEILGKDKQVKF; from the coding sequence ATGAGTAAGACAGGATCCCGTGAAGAACGAGAACTGGTTAAGATGTTTTGGGATGCAGATTGTGCAGCCATGCGTGCCCCGGCATCAGGTGGAGCCACTAAAAAACCACTCCCCGACATAATTGCAGGCAACGGTGAGATATACCTGGCCATCGAGGTTAAATCCTCATCCAAAGACCGTATTTATATTGATTCTGAAAAGATTAATGCCCTCTGCGAGTTTGCAGGGATTTTTGGTGCAAAACCTTATATTGGGGCCAAGTTCACCCGTAAAAAATGGCGATTTTTAACTCCAGACATCCTCCACATAACCCGACAAAAAAACTACCGTGTGGATGTTGACCTGGCATTTGGAAAGGGAATGGAGTTTGATGAAATTTTAGGGAAGGATAAACAGGTTAAATTCTAA